Proteins encoded together in one Hevea brasiliensis isolate MT/VB/25A 57/8 chromosome 16, ASM3005281v1, whole genome shotgun sequence window:
- the LOC110648967 gene encoding exocyst complex component SEC5A isoform X1, giving the protein MSSDSDDEDELLQMALKEQAQRDLNHQRPLSSSSSGQRKPVVNFVQPPKTTATTPPRPGTRMVHNQQQQQQKKNRRVVEEDDDSEVEMLSISSGDEEVSKDRGGAKGRASGGGGRGEDDRAWNGEEPDCWKRVDEAELARRVREMRETRTAPVAQKYERKPSAFGRKGLNNLQSLPRGMECIDPLGLGIIDNRSLRLITESSESSPKSDKEFLDNNLREKLLYLSEKFDAKLFLSRVHRDTSSADLEAGALALKTDLKGRMLQRKQLVKDNFDCFVSCKTTIDDIESKLKRIEEDPEGCGTSLLFNCMQGVSSLANRAFEPLFERQAQAEKIRSVQGMLQRFRTLFNLPSAIRDSISKGEYDLAVREYKKAKSIALPSHVNILKRVLEEVEKVMHEFKGTLYKLMEDPQIDLTNLENTVRLLMELEPESDPVWHYLNVQNNRIQGLLEKCTLDHEARMETLLIEMRARALSDARWSQIQQNLNQSSDVDNNIPLRVDSQAIELTGEEVDTLRGKYIRRLTAVLIHHMPAFWKVALSVFSGKFAKSSQVSAESNVNTSANKADEKVGDGRYSTHSIDEVAGMIRGTISAYEVKNSLLVQVHNTFCDLEESNILRSYMSDATKEISKACQAFEAKDSAPPTAVMALRALQAEITKIYIRRLCSWMRATTEEISNEETWVPVSILERNKSPYTISFLPLAFRSIIASVMDQINLMIQSLRCEARKSEEMSSQLQEIQESVRLAFLNCFLDFAGHLEQIGSKLAKNKSSKESLHLQNGYTHESEDKVSSDLLGSVVNPHQQLLIVLSNIGYCKDELSYELYNKYKNIWQQSREKEDDSDIQDLVMSFSGLEEKVLQQYTFAKANMIRTAAMNYLLNSGVRWGSAPEVKGLRNAAVELLHSLVAVHSEVFTGAKPLLDKTLGILVEGLIDTFLSLFHENKSKDLRSLDANGFCQLMLELEYFESILNPYFTPDARESLKSLQGVLLEKATENVAEAVENPGHQWRSTRGSEDALDDRQQGMTVSPDNLIALAQQCSSELLQAELERTRINTACFIESITLDSVPESAKAAYGFRRSMDSPSRNYRGTQAMGSPSFSRQRH; this is encoded by the exons ATGTCAAGCGACAGCGACGACGAGGATGAGCTCCTCCAGATGGCATTGAAGGAGCAAGCGCAACGTGATCTCAACCACCAGAGACCACTGTCGTCATCTTCTTCCGGTCAGCGGAAGCCGGTTGTTAATTTCGTGCAGCCACCGAAGACGACAGCCACTACTCCACCCAGGCCGGGGACAAGAATGGTACATAATCAGCAGCAACAGCAACAGAAGAAGAATAGGAGAGTGGTCGAGGAGGACGATGATTCGGAGGTGGAAATGCTTAGTATATCGAGCGGAGATGAGGAGGTGAGTAAGGATCGAGGAGGGGCGAAAGGGAGAGCTAGCGGAGGAGGAGGGAGGGGTGAGGATGATAGAGCGTGGAATGGAGAAGAGCCTGATTGCTGGAAAAGAGTGGATGAGGCTGAG CTTGCTCGTAGGGTTCGTGAAATGCGAGAGACAAGAACAGCGCCAGTGGCTCAAAAGTATGAGCGGAAACCTTCAGCATTTGGAAGAAAGGGCCTTAACAATCTACAGTCTTTACCTCGTGGCATGGAATGTATAGATCCACTAGGGTTGGG GATCATTGATAACAGATCTTTAAGGTTGATCACTGAATCATCAGAAAGCTCTCCAAAATCTGACAAAGAATTTCTGGATAATAATCTTCGCG AGAAGTTGTTATATTTATCTGAAAAGTTTGATGCAAAGCTTTTTCTATCCCGAGTCCATCGAGATACTAGTTCAGCAGACTTGGAGGCTGGTGCTCTTGCGTTAAAAACCGATCTTAAAGGACGTATGCTACAGAGGAAACAATTGGTTAAAGACAATTTTGACTGCTTTGTCTCTTGCAAAACAACAATTGATG ATATTGAATCAAAATTGAAACGAATTGAAGAAGACCCTGAAGGTTGTGGGACTTCTCTCCTGTTCAATTGCATGCAAGGTGTAAGCTCACTGGCCAATCGTGCTTTTGAGCCTCTATTTGAGAGACAG GCTCAAGCTGAGAAGATCAGATCTGTCCAAGGAATGCTTCAGAGATTCCGAACGCTATTTAACTTGCCAAGTGCTATTCGTGACAGCATTAGTAAGGGTGAATATGACTTGGCTGTAAGGGAATACAAAAAGGCGAAGTCAATCGCTCTGCCCTCTCAT GTAAATATACTAAAACGTGTCCTTGAAGAGGTTGAAAAAGTGATGCATGAATTTAAGGGCACACTTTACAAATTAATGGAAGATCCACAAATAGACCTTACAAAT CTTGAGAATACCGTGAGGCTGTTGATGGAGCTGGAACCTGAATCGGATCCTGTATGGCATTATTTAAATGTGCAG AATAATAGAATTCAAGGTTTGCTTGAAAAATGCACTTTAGATCATGAAGCTAGAATGGAAACTTTGCTTATTGAGATGCGTGCAAGAGCTCTCTCTGATGCAAGGTGGAGTCAAATTCAGCAAAATCTAAATCAATCT TCAGATGTTGACAACAACATTCCTCTGCGAGTAGACTCACAAGCAATAGAATTGACTGGTGAAGAAGTTGACACTCTTAGAGGAAAGTATATTCGAAGGTTGACTGCTGTACTGATCCATCATATGCCGGCCTTCTGGAAAGTTGCACTTTCTGTTTTCAGTGGGAAATTTGCCAAG TCTTCCCAAGTTTCTGCTGAATCAAATGTTAACACTTCAGCAAATAAAGCCGATGAAAAAGTTGGGGATGGTAGGTACTCGACACATTCTATTGATGAAGTTGCTGGAATGATTCGCGGTACTATATCTGCATATGAAGTGAAG AATTCATTGCTAGTGCAGGTTCACAACACCTTTTGTGATCTTGAAGAATCAAATATCCTTCGGTCTTATATGAGTGATGCCACAAAGGAAATATCCAAAGCCTGCCAAGCTTTTGAAGCAAAAGATTCAGCTCCACCTACTGCTG TCATGGCACTCCGAGCTCTTCAGGCAGAGATTACTAAGATTTATATACGTAGGCTTTGCTCTTGGATGCGAGCAACAACAGAAGAGATATCAAACGAGGAAACATGGGTTCCTGTATCTATTCTTGAAAGGAATAAATCTCCATATACAATCTCTTTCTTACCTCTAGCATTCCGCTCAATTATAGCCTCAGTGATGGATCAAATCAATTT GATGATTCAGTCCTTGAGGTGTGAAGCAAGAAAATCAGAAGAGATGTCTTCACAACTTCAAGAAATTCAAGAATCAGTTAGACTTGCCTTCTTAAATTGTTTCCTAGATTTTGCAG gtcatttggagcaaATTGGGAGTAAGCTTGCCAAAAACAAATCAAGCAAAGAGAGTCTGCATTTGCAGAATGGATATACTCATGAAAGTGAAGACAAAGTATCATCTGATCTCCTTGGAAGTGTTGTAAATCCTCATCAACAATTGCTGATAGTGTTAAGTAATATTGGATACTGCAAAGACGAACTTTCTTATGAGTTGTACAACAAGTATAAAAATATTTGGCAGCAATCTAG GGAAAAAGAAGATGACAGTGATATACAAGATCTGGTGATGTCCTTCTCTGGTCTTGAAGAAAAGGTCCTTCAGCAGTATACTTTTGCAAAG GCAAATATGATCAGAACAGCAGCTATGAACTATTTGCTAAACTCTGGTGTACGATGGGGATCCGCACCTGAAGTCAAA GGTCTTCGTAATGCAGCCGTGGAGTTATTGCACTCTCTAGTAGCTGTTCACTCAGAG GTCTTCACTGGTGCTAAGCCTCTCTTGGATAAGACACTTGGCATTCTTGTGGAAGGTCTAATTGATACTTTTCTGAGCCTTTTCCATGAAAACAAAAGCAAAGATCTTAGGTCACTTGATGCAAATGGTTTCTGTCAGCTCATGCTTGAG CTTGAATATTTTGAGTCCATATTGAATCCATATTTTACACCTGATGCAAGGGAGTCACTGAAGTCCCTGCAAGGTGTGCTTTTAGAGAAAGCAACTGAGAATGTTGCTGAAGCTGTTGAAAATCCAGGGCATCAATGGCGATCTACTCGTGGGAGTGAAGATGCACTTGATGACAGGCAACAAGGGATGACTGTGTCTCCAGACAACCTGATT GCTCTTGCTCAGCAGTGTAGCTCTGAATTGCTTCAAGCAGAACTTGAGAGAACACGAATCAATACAGCATGCTTCATTGAGTCAATTACCTTGGATTCGGTGCCAGAATCAGCAAAAGCTGCTTATGGCTTCCGAAGGTCAATGGATTCCCCTAGCAGAAACTACAGAGGCACACAAGCAATGGGATCCCCAAGTTTCTCTCGGCAGAGGCATTGA
- the LOC110648967 gene encoding exocyst complex component SEC5A isoform X4 — translation MSSDSDDEDELLQMALKEQAQRDLNHQRPLSSSSSGQRKPVVNFVQPPKTTATTPPRPGTRMVHNQQQQQQKKNRRVVEEDDDSEVEMLSISSGDEEVSKDRGGAKGRASGGGGRGEDDRAWNGEEPDCWKRVDEAELARRVREMRETRTAPVAQKYERKPSAFGRKGLNNLQSLPRGMECIDPLGLGIIDNRSLRLITESSESSPKSDKEFLDNNLREKLLYLSEKFDAKLFLSRVHRDTSSADLEAGALALKTDLKGRMLQRKQLVKDNFDCFVSCKTTIDDIESKLKRIEEDPEGCGTSLLFNCMQGVSSLANRAFEPLFERQAQAEKIRSVQGMLQRFRTLFNLPSAIRDSISKGEYDLAVREYKKAKSIALPSHVNILKRVLEEVEKVMHEFKGTLYKLMEDPQIDLTNLENTVRLLMELEPESDPVWHYLNVQNNRIQGLLEKCTLDHEARMETLLIEMRARALSDARWSQIQQNLNQSSDVDNNIPLRVDSQAIELTGEEVDTLRGKYIRRLTAVLIHHMPAFWKVALSVFSGKFAKSSQVSAESNVNTSANKADEKVGDGRYSTHSIDEVAGMIRGTISAYEVKNSLLVQVHNTFCDLEESNILRSYMSDATKEISKACQAFEAKDSAPPTAVMALRALQAEITKIYIRRLCSWMRATTEEISNEETWVPVSILERNKSPYTISFLPLAFRSIIASVMDQINLMIQSLRCEARKSEEMSSQLQEIQESVRLAFLNCFLDFAGHLEQIGSKLAKNKSSKESLHLQNGYTHESEDKVSSDLLGSVVNPHQQLLIVLSNIGYCKDELSYELYNKYKNIWQQSREKEDDSDIQDLVMSFSGLEEKVLQQYTFAKANMIRTAAMNYLLNSGVRWGSAPEVKGLRNAAVELLHSLVAVHSEVFTGAKPLLDKTLGILVEGLIDTFLSLFHENKSKDLRSLDANGFCQLMLEDAAVFKIL, via the exons ATGTCAAGCGACAGCGACGACGAGGATGAGCTCCTCCAGATGGCATTGAAGGAGCAAGCGCAACGTGATCTCAACCACCAGAGACCACTGTCGTCATCTTCTTCCGGTCAGCGGAAGCCGGTTGTTAATTTCGTGCAGCCACCGAAGACGACAGCCACTACTCCACCCAGGCCGGGGACAAGAATGGTACATAATCAGCAGCAACAGCAACAGAAGAAGAATAGGAGAGTGGTCGAGGAGGACGATGATTCGGAGGTGGAAATGCTTAGTATATCGAGCGGAGATGAGGAGGTGAGTAAGGATCGAGGAGGGGCGAAAGGGAGAGCTAGCGGAGGAGGAGGGAGGGGTGAGGATGATAGAGCGTGGAATGGAGAAGAGCCTGATTGCTGGAAAAGAGTGGATGAGGCTGAG CTTGCTCGTAGGGTTCGTGAAATGCGAGAGACAAGAACAGCGCCAGTGGCTCAAAAGTATGAGCGGAAACCTTCAGCATTTGGAAGAAAGGGCCTTAACAATCTACAGTCTTTACCTCGTGGCATGGAATGTATAGATCCACTAGGGTTGGG GATCATTGATAACAGATCTTTAAGGTTGATCACTGAATCATCAGAAAGCTCTCCAAAATCTGACAAAGAATTTCTGGATAATAATCTTCGCG AGAAGTTGTTATATTTATCTGAAAAGTTTGATGCAAAGCTTTTTCTATCCCGAGTCCATCGAGATACTAGTTCAGCAGACTTGGAGGCTGGTGCTCTTGCGTTAAAAACCGATCTTAAAGGACGTATGCTACAGAGGAAACAATTGGTTAAAGACAATTTTGACTGCTTTGTCTCTTGCAAAACAACAATTGATG ATATTGAATCAAAATTGAAACGAATTGAAGAAGACCCTGAAGGTTGTGGGACTTCTCTCCTGTTCAATTGCATGCAAGGTGTAAGCTCACTGGCCAATCGTGCTTTTGAGCCTCTATTTGAGAGACAG GCTCAAGCTGAGAAGATCAGATCTGTCCAAGGAATGCTTCAGAGATTCCGAACGCTATTTAACTTGCCAAGTGCTATTCGTGACAGCATTAGTAAGGGTGAATATGACTTGGCTGTAAGGGAATACAAAAAGGCGAAGTCAATCGCTCTGCCCTCTCAT GTAAATATACTAAAACGTGTCCTTGAAGAGGTTGAAAAAGTGATGCATGAATTTAAGGGCACACTTTACAAATTAATGGAAGATCCACAAATAGACCTTACAAAT CTTGAGAATACCGTGAGGCTGTTGATGGAGCTGGAACCTGAATCGGATCCTGTATGGCATTATTTAAATGTGCAG AATAATAGAATTCAAGGTTTGCTTGAAAAATGCACTTTAGATCATGAAGCTAGAATGGAAACTTTGCTTATTGAGATGCGTGCAAGAGCTCTCTCTGATGCAAGGTGGAGTCAAATTCAGCAAAATCTAAATCAATCT TCAGATGTTGACAACAACATTCCTCTGCGAGTAGACTCACAAGCAATAGAATTGACTGGTGAAGAAGTTGACACTCTTAGAGGAAAGTATATTCGAAGGTTGACTGCTGTACTGATCCATCATATGCCGGCCTTCTGGAAAGTTGCACTTTCTGTTTTCAGTGGGAAATTTGCCAAG TCTTCCCAAGTTTCTGCTGAATCAAATGTTAACACTTCAGCAAATAAAGCCGATGAAAAAGTTGGGGATGGTAGGTACTCGACACATTCTATTGATGAAGTTGCTGGAATGATTCGCGGTACTATATCTGCATATGAAGTGAAG AATTCATTGCTAGTGCAGGTTCACAACACCTTTTGTGATCTTGAAGAATCAAATATCCTTCGGTCTTATATGAGTGATGCCACAAAGGAAATATCCAAAGCCTGCCAAGCTTTTGAAGCAAAAGATTCAGCTCCACCTACTGCTG TCATGGCACTCCGAGCTCTTCAGGCAGAGATTACTAAGATTTATATACGTAGGCTTTGCTCTTGGATGCGAGCAACAACAGAAGAGATATCAAACGAGGAAACATGGGTTCCTGTATCTATTCTTGAAAGGAATAAATCTCCATATACAATCTCTTTCTTACCTCTAGCATTCCGCTCAATTATAGCCTCAGTGATGGATCAAATCAATTT GATGATTCAGTCCTTGAGGTGTGAAGCAAGAAAATCAGAAGAGATGTCTTCACAACTTCAAGAAATTCAAGAATCAGTTAGACTTGCCTTCTTAAATTGTTTCCTAGATTTTGCAG gtcatttggagcaaATTGGGAGTAAGCTTGCCAAAAACAAATCAAGCAAAGAGAGTCTGCATTTGCAGAATGGATATACTCATGAAAGTGAAGACAAAGTATCATCTGATCTCCTTGGAAGTGTTGTAAATCCTCATCAACAATTGCTGATAGTGTTAAGTAATATTGGATACTGCAAAGACGAACTTTCTTATGAGTTGTACAACAAGTATAAAAATATTTGGCAGCAATCTAG GGAAAAAGAAGATGACAGTGATATACAAGATCTGGTGATGTCCTTCTCTGGTCTTGAAGAAAAGGTCCTTCAGCAGTATACTTTTGCAAAG GCAAATATGATCAGAACAGCAGCTATGAACTATTTGCTAAACTCTGGTGTACGATGGGGATCCGCACCTGAAGTCAAA GGTCTTCGTAATGCAGCCGTGGAGTTATTGCACTCTCTAGTAGCTGTTCACTCAGAG GTCTTCACTGGTGCTAAGCCTCTCTTGGATAAGACACTTGGCATTCTTGTGGAAGGTCTAATTGATACTTTTCTGAGCCTTTTCCATGAAAACAAAAGCAAAGATCTTAGGTCACTTGATGCAAATGGTTTCTGTCAGCTCATGCTTGAG GATGCAGCAGTTTTCAAGATACTATGA